The Blautia hydrogenotrophica DSM 10507 genome window below encodes:
- a CDS encoding sodium-dependent transporter: MKEKLENRSQWASNIGFILAASGSAVGLGNIWKFPGKVAAYGGGAFILCYILIVALVGFPVMLAELSLGRATQKNAVGAFRKLNRRWTFAGCIGIVTLFVILSYYTVVGGWVLKYIWVYLTGADFGGGATQYQDYFMNFVSSPIEPLILGVIFLLVCIYVIVRGVSEGIERVSKFLMPCLFVLLIAIVIQSVTLPGAVEGVKYLFTVRPGTVNGDTLVGALGQAFFSLSVGMGIMITYGSYVPKKENLAKSAGVICAVDTMVAILAALAIVPVVFVTLGADSLGQGGGVAFMALPDVFGRMPGGVVFGCLFFMLLFLAALTSAISIMESCVAFLTEEFHLTRLKATILLTLPMLVLSAGYSLSQSSARGINLPWFDFHEGLQMLPMNAVMEKFTDNLMIPLGALFFCLFVGWVWGSKNAVREIENNGEHPFPVKKIWSFSVRFLAPLVIAVILYFTLGQGQGLS; encoded by the coding sequence GTGAAAGAAAAACTAGAAAACAGAAGCCAATGGGCTAGCAACATTGGCTTTATACTTGCTGCCTCCGGCAGTGCTGTGGGGCTGGGAAACATTTGGAAATTTCCGGGAAAAGTCGCAGCCTACGGTGGAGGAGCTTTCATCTTATGCTACATTTTAATCGTAGCTTTGGTGGGCTTTCCAGTTATGCTAGCTGAATTAAGTCTAGGCCGGGCGACACAGAAAAATGCAGTCGGTGCTTTCCGAAAACTAAACCGCCGCTGGACTTTTGCAGGATGCATCGGCATCGTGACACTGTTTGTGATTTTATCATATTACACTGTCGTGGGAGGATGGGTTCTAAAATATATTTGGGTTTATTTAACTGGTGCGGATTTTGGAGGAGGTGCTACTCAATATCAGGACTATTTTATGAATTTCGTCAGTTCACCAATTGAACCTCTGATCTTAGGGGTTATCTTTTTGTTGGTGTGTATTTATGTCATCGTGCGGGGCGTCTCTGAGGGAATAGAAAGAGTCAGCAAATTTTTGATGCCTTGTCTGTTTGTACTACTGATTGCCATTGTCATTCAGTCTGTCACTTTACCAGGGGCTGTCGAGGGTGTAAAGTATTTATTCACTGTTCGTCCGGGTACAGTCAATGGAGATACTCTGGTTGGTGCTCTTGGACAGGCATTTTTTTCGCTCTCTGTAGGAATGGGCATTATGATTACCTATGGTTCCTATGTGCCTAAAAAAGAGAATTTGGCCAAGAGTGCCGGTGTGATCTGTGCTGTGGACACAATGGTGGCAATCCTGGCAGCTTTGGCGATTGTACCGGTCGTGTTCGTAACCTTGGGTGCTGATAGCTTGGGGCAAGGCGGAGGGGTTGCCTTTATGGCTTTGCCAGATGTCTTTGGGAGAATGCCAGGTGGTGTGGTGTTTGGTTGTCTGTTTTTTATGCTTCTATTTTTAGCTGCGTTAACTAGCGCTATCAGTATTATGGAGAGCTGCGTTGCTTTCCTGACAGAAGAGTTCCACCTCACCCGTCTAAAAGCCACAATACTTCTGACTCTCCCTATGCTCGTTCTAAGTGCAGGATATTCCCTCTCCCAGTCTTCTGCTAGAGGAATCAATCTGCCGTGGTTCGACTTCCACGAAGGACTTCAGATGTTGCCTATGAACGCTGTAATGGAAAAGTTCACTGACAATTTGATGATACCTTTAGGGGCCTTATTCTTCTGTCTGTTTGTAGGTTGGGTCTGGGGAAGTAAAAATGCGGTACGGGAAATCGAGAACAATGGGGAACACCCATTTCCAGTAAAAAAAATTTGGTCATTTTCTGTGCGTTTTCTGGCACCTCTGGTCATCGCTGTAATTCTATATTTTACTTTAGGACAAGGACAAGGACTCTCTTAA